The proteins below are encoded in one region of Paenibacillus sp.:
- a CDS encoding helix-turn-helix transcriptional regulator, with protein sequence MEELHYRSSSETFSVSHRKALSHNMPVKHFHNTYEIFYLLSGKREFFIKDRTTVINEGDIVIISPNILHRTTNTEMPQHERLIVNIHEKHLAIADGSAADLLQQLLEREYVVIRSSPEDRPDAEALARRIVRELRERKAGFETYMQTLTLQLLIHCCRHWSHADAAALEFPSPMHERMSEVVQYINVRYPEELSLHRLAETFYVSPYYLSRSFKEATGFTIVEYINSVRIKEAKKLLMRTSMQVQSIARKVGFGSVTQFGRVFKQVTGHPPLFYRKGK encoded by the coding sequence ATGGAAGAGCTTCATTACCGCAGCAGCTCGGAAACCTTTTCGGTATCCCACCGGAAAGCGCTGAGCCACAATATGCCAGTCAAGCATTTTCACAATACGTACGAAATCTTTTACTTGCTGTCCGGCAAGCGGGAGTTTTTTATTAAAGACCGGACGACGGTGATCAACGAGGGGGATATCGTCATCATCTCCCCGAACATTTTGCATCGGACCACCAATACGGAAATGCCCCAGCACGAGCGGCTCATCGTCAACATCCATGAGAAGCATTTGGCGATCGCGGACGGCTCCGCCGCGGACTTGCTGCAGCAGCTGCTGGAGCGGGAGTACGTCGTGATCCGCAGCTCCCCGGAGGACCGGCCCGACGCGGAAGCGCTCGCCCGGCGGATCGTGCGCGAGCTGCGGGAGCGTAAGGCCGGGTTCGAAACGTACATGCAGACGTTGACGCTGCAGCTGCTGATTCACTGCTGCCGGCATTGGAGCCACGCCGACGCGGCGGCGTTGGAATTTCCGAGCCCGATGCACGAGAGGATGTCGGAGGTCGTTCAATATATCAACGTGCGGTATCCGGAGGAGCTGTCGCTCCACCGGCTGGCGGAGACGTTTTACGTCAGCCCTTATTATTTGAGCCGTTCTTTCAAGGAAGCGACCGGCTTTACGATCGTGGAATACATCAACAGCGTCAGGATCAAAGAGGCGAAGAAGCTGCTCATGCGCACCTCGATGCAGGTGCAGTCGATCGCGAGGAAGGTCGGCTTCGGCAGCGTCACCCAATTCGGCCGCGTGTTTAAGCAGGTTACCGGTCATCCGCCGTTGTTTTATAGGAAGGGAAAATAA
- a CDS encoding glycoside hydrolase family 88/105 protein — MQTSETNAVKTAELTPLDWAEKACEALMHKFEPEALPPDRFHYHQGVFLSGMEKCWQLTGKQAYYDYIKGWVDSQVLEDGSIKKFKPDELDDIQPGVLLFNLYEQTGDERYKKALHTLVPLLKSWPTNPSGGFWHKGHYPNQMWLDGLYMAGPIAVQFGKTFGESEYFDMMTFQAILMEKHTKDPVTGLLYHGWDETKQAKWADPETGLAPEFWGRAIGWYPVALLEMFEHLPEDHKDKAKLVSILQDLLIALPKFQDEATGLWYQVVDKGDRPDNWLENSCTSLYVHAIAKAVRLGYLDAKYLEYAWKGYQGVIDTLKFDENGHVVIGNICIGTGIGDYAHYIARPTSENDLHGAGAFVLMCAEMSQAAKPE; from the coding sequence ATGCAAACCTCGGAAACGAACGCCGTGAAGACGGCCGAATTGACTCCGCTTGACTGGGCGGAGAAAGCTTGCGAAGCGCTGATGCACAAATTCGAACCGGAAGCGCTCCCCCCGGATCGGTTCCACTATCATCAAGGGGTGTTCTTGTCCGGCATGGAGAAATGCTGGCAGCTGACCGGCAAGCAAGCCTACTACGATTACATCAAGGGCTGGGTCGACAGCCAGGTGCTCGAAGACGGCAGCATCAAGAAGTTCAAACCCGACGAGCTGGACGATATTCAGCCGGGCGTGCTGCTCTTCAATTTGTACGAGCAAACGGGCGACGAGCGCTATAAGAAGGCGCTGCATACGCTGGTCCCGCTGTTGAAATCGTGGCCGACGAACCCGTCGGGCGGCTTCTGGCACAAAGGGCACTACCCGAACCAAATGTGGCTGGACGGGCTGTACATGGCCGGCCCGATCGCCGTCCAGTTCGGCAAGACGTTCGGCGAGAGCGAATATTTCGATATGATGACGTTCCAAGCGATCCTAATGGAGAAGCATACGAAGGATCCCGTCACCGGTTTGCTGTACCACGGCTGGGACGAAACGAAACAGGCGAAATGGGCGGATCCCGAAACGGGCCTCGCTCCGGAATTCTGGGGCCGCGCCATCGGCTGGTACCCCGTCGCCCTGCTGGAAATGTTCGAGCACCTGCCTGAGGATCACAAGGATAAAGCGAAGCTGGTAAGCATCCTTCAAGACCTGCTGATCGCCCTCCCGAAATTCCAAGACGAAGCCACCGGCCTCTGGTATCAGGTCGTCGACAAAGGAGACCGCCCGGACAACTGGCTGGAAAACTCCTGCACGTCGCTGTACGTCCATGCCATCGCTAAGGCCGTACGCCTCGGGTATTTGGATGCGAAGTATTTGGAATATGCTTGGAAAGGCTATCAAGGCGTCATCGACACCTTGAAGTTCGACGAGAACGGTCATGTCGTCATCGGCAACATCTGCATCGGCACGGGCATCGGCGACTACGCGCACTACATCGCCCGTCCGACGAGCGAGAACGATCTGCACGGCGCCGGCGCATTCGTCCTCATGTGCGCGGAGATGAGCCAAGCGGCGAAACCGGAGTAA
- a CDS encoding immunoglobulin-like domain-containing protein produces the protein MIAKSVLAKAVLSVVLAASGALPYAGLRASASELPAFEAAVVTEDVYGGPAPSEETGEFSSPPLFQDDFQDGDLNGWTINRPGLLSVVDDASSPGNKMLYVNGGDEAFASVNADIGADYVYEAKIRKLESGAYPGILVRYTPGTTRYYNFQFDGNTVKLNKGTGGTLGQYSLPVTTGQWYALRVTAEGSSLKAYIDGKLVIEATDASFPTGTAGFRSRWAKSALDDVDIRRIPAAKPAAPSGLQAAAVTATTATLTWEDPAAASADSDAMYRLYRSTSPDANYAQVYAGTLALFKDTGLSSTTAYYYRVTAERHKYESIPSASVEVVTAARPAAPTGLAVTSKSSNSLSLEWDAASGADAYKLYRSTSLNGAYAVVYTGSDNVATDAGLASGVRYFYKVSSVFGDDESALSEAVDETTTLVLPDSPDELPGIVAAYKFDEGSGTTASPTAASSNQTKAALANGAAWTAGRTGGAVNLDGTNDHIVLPRGLLNGLDDFTIAAWVKQDTLKTWARIFDIGNDTNSYIFLSPKSSQGETRYVFKNNGSEQIVSVLPAMEKAGGWMHYAVTLSGSTAILYVNGEEAARNEQVSIRPRDLGNTTQNYIGRSLWPDPYLDGQIDDFYVFNRALGPAEVAMFTEPENAANVAADKEALTLGDTSAVMNDIALPTRGANGSSIVWSSDRPDVVSTTGLVTRPAVGEPDAEVTLTATLRQGNAEDAKTFRLTVLAELADEDAVAADLAALSIPNANAVTAKLSLPSAGANRTRITWASADELHLRPDGMVSRPPIGAGDLNVTLTATVARGDVSGTREFPITILEQDDYTAYLFAYYKKVNGTDTLHYAVSRNGRTWTELGSDPAVVVPREGGSVFKLNSEEKWYKYEYANGTWTLYSSASESGPWARDAESFALPAGALHGGFSRIDEAEWSRLVHALSTPRTLNVVQWSTKTGVPPRLPAFVKVDYTNNLYTNMDVAWDAVDPAAYAEVGTFTAAGTLAGTSTRVEAAVQVIDGSAYGDAIRNGEFWYDTDGAMIQAHGGHIMKVGGTYYWFGENKGHNSAVLNGVSVYASQDLKTWEYRNDVITTKSHPELAHAKIERPKVLYNEKIGKYVLWGHWEEAGNYNQANVVVAVSDTVDGDYQYLYRFRPNGMASRDFTVFQDDDGTAYLFGSTNNNYDMNVYRLTDDYLYVDEYLYTAFVGQHREAPAIAKKDGLYYLVTSGASGWYPNQGKYATTADLTDPFGWSELKLLGNPSTYYTQPAFIFKVQGSEADAYIYVGDRWNPTALRTSQYIWLPLHLGGGTASMEYAAEWDLDVAAGTYETAVDVLVSQGKPVAASTQAGASLANDGDEYNYYDWNTTSFPVTWRVDLERETELSRIDISWREWNGSEVYYTYKLEASNDDVHYDLLIDQSGNRTTSFNSHKLSGTYRYVKLTVLGEYGHTNNADRPVTWYRGLHEVKVFAYPEDDAAPVTTASLSSDRPESGGWHASSATLALSAADEGRGVKRTEYRVNGGDWIPYEAPVAFSEEGVATVEYRSEDHAGNVEEAKSVTIRIDKSAPVAALAVDRPQIGPPNHQMVPIRVDVDAHDAISGVARVELVSITSSEPDDGLGDGRTEADIQDAEFGAYDTEFSLRAERSGTGAGRVYTITYAVTDAAGHTTTATIEVNVSKP, from the coding sequence ATGATCGCCAAATCGGTGTTGGCCAAAGCCGTCTTATCCGTCGTGCTCGCCGCATCCGGCGCGCTGCCGTACGCTGGACTTCGCGCATCGGCGTCGGAGCTGCCCGCGTTCGAGGCAGCTGTCGTGACCGAAGATGTTTACGGCGGTCCCGCGCCTTCGGAGGAGACGGGGGAATTCTCCTCGCCGCCGCTGTTTCAAGACGATTTCCAGGATGGAGACTTGAACGGTTGGACGATCAATCGACCGGGCTTGCTGTCCGTCGTGGACGACGCATCCTCGCCCGGCAACAAAATGTTATACGTCAACGGGGGCGACGAAGCTTTCGCCTCCGTGAATGCCGACATCGGGGCGGACTACGTGTACGAAGCGAAAATCCGGAAACTCGAAAGCGGCGCGTATCCGGGCATTCTGGTCCGTTACACCCCCGGGACGACGCGGTACTACAATTTCCAATTCGACGGCAATACCGTGAAGCTGAACAAAGGGACGGGCGGTACGCTCGGACAGTACAGCCTGCCGGTGACGACGGGGCAGTGGTACGCCTTGCGGGTGACGGCGGAAGGCAGCTCGCTGAAAGCTTACATAGACGGCAAATTGGTCATCGAGGCGACGGATGCTTCCTTCCCGACGGGCACGGCGGGGTTCCGCTCGCGCTGGGCGAAATCGGCGTTGGACGATGTGGACATTCGCCGTATTCCCGCGGCGAAGCCTGCGGCGCCGAGCGGCTTGCAAGCGGCGGCGGTGACGGCGACGACCGCGACGTTGACGTGGGAGGATCCGGCCGCGGCTTCGGCGGATTCGGATGCGATGTACCGCTTGTACCGCTCTACGTCGCCGGACGCGAACTACGCGCAGGTGTATGCCGGGACGCTGGCTTTGTTCAAGGATACGGGCTTGTCGTCGACAACGGCGTACTACTACCGGGTGACCGCCGAGCGGCACAAATACGAATCTATCCCGTCGGCTTCGGTCGAGGTCGTCACGGCGGCGAGACCGGCCGCGCCGACCGGGCTGGCCGTGACGAGCAAGTCGTCGAACTCGCTGTCCCTTGAGTGGGATGCGGCGTCCGGGGCGGACGCGTATAAGCTGTACCGATCGACCAGCTTGAACGGCGCTTATGCCGTCGTGTACACCGGTTCGGACAACGTCGCGACCGACGCGGGGCTCGCTTCCGGGGTCAGGTACTTCTACAAGGTGAGCTCTGTTTTCGGCGACGACGAATCCGCGCTGTCCGAGGCCGTGGACGAAACGACGACGCTCGTCCTGCCGGATTCGCCGGATGAGCTTCCGGGCATCGTCGCGGCATACAAGTTCGACGAAGGCTCCGGAACGACCGCTTCTCCGACCGCGGCGAGCTCCAACCAGACGAAGGCCGCGCTCGCGAACGGGGCGGCCTGGACCGCGGGCCGCACGGGCGGCGCCGTCAACTTGGACGGTACGAACGATCATATCGTGCTGCCGAGAGGCTTGTTGAACGGGCTGGACGATTTTACGATCGCCGCGTGGGTGAAGCAGGATACGCTGAAAACGTGGGCGCGCATTTTCGATATCGGCAACGATACGAATAGTTATATTTTCCTGTCGCCGAAAAGCAGTCAAGGCGAAACTCGCTACGTGTTCAAGAACAATGGCAGCGAGCAAATCGTGTCCGTCCTCCCGGCGATGGAAAAGGCGGGCGGCTGGATGCATTACGCCGTGACGCTGTCCGGCAGCACGGCGATCCTCTACGTCAACGGGGAAGAGGCCGCCCGCAACGAACAGGTGAGCATCCGGCCGAGAGACCTTGGCAATACGACGCAAAACTATATCGGAAGATCGCTCTGGCCCGACCCGTATTTGGACGGACAAATCGACGACTTCTACGTCTTTAACAGGGCGCTGGGGCCGGCGGAGGTGGCTATGTTTACGGAGCCGGAGAACGCCGCCAACGTGGCGGCGGACAAAGAGGCGTTAACGCTCGGCGACACGAGCGCGGTCATGAACGACATCGCGCTCCCGACGAGAGGAGCGAACGGTTCGTCGATCGTCTGGTCGTCCGATCGTCCGGACGTCGTGAGCACGACCGGGCTCGTTACGCGTCCGGCGGTAGGGGAACCCGACGCCGAAGTGACGCTGACGGCGACCCTCCGGCAAGGGAACGCGGAGGACGCGAAGACGTTCCGCTTGACGGTGCTGGCGGAGCTCGCCGACGAGGATGCGGTCGCGGCGGATTTGGCGGCGCTGTCGATTCCGAACGCGAACGCTGTGACGGCGAAGCTGAGCCTGCCTTCCGCCGGGGCGAACCGCACGCGCATAACGTGGGCATCTGCCGACGAGCTGCATCTCCGGCCGGACGGCATGGTGAGCCGGCCCCCGATCGGCGCGGGCGATTTGAACGTTACGCTGACCGCGACGGTTGCGCGAGGGGATGTATCGGGCACGCGCGAGTTTCCGATCACAATTTTGGAGCAGGACGACTATACGGCGTATTTATTTGCTTACTACAAAAAGGTGAACGGAACCGATACGCTCCATTACGCGGTCAGCCGGAACGGGAGGACGTGGACGGAGCTCGGCAGCGACCCGGCGGTCGTCGTTCCGCGCGAAGGCGGCAGCGTATTCAAGCTGAATTCCGAGGAGAAATGGTACAAATACGAGTACGCGAACGGAACATGGACGCTGTATTCCTCAGCGAGCGAATCCGGCCCGTGGGCTAGAGACGCCGAATCGTTCGCGCTGCCGGCGGGAGCGCTGCACGGGGGCTTCTCGAGGATCGATGAAGCGGAATGGAGCCGGCTGGTCCACGCCTTGTCGACGCCGCGAACGCTGAACGTCGTCCAATGGTCGACGAAGACCGGCGTTCCTCCAAGGCTGCCGGCGTTCGTGAAAGTCGATTACACCAATAATTTGTATACGAACATGGACGTTGCGTGGGACGCGGTCGATCCGGCCGCATACGCGGAGGTCGGCACGTTCACGGCCGCGGGAACGCTCGCCGGAACGAGCACGCGGGTAGAGGCCGCGGTGCAGGTGATCGACGGCAGCGCCTACGGCGACGCGATCCGCAACGGGGAGTTTTGGTACGACACCGACGGCGCCATGATCCAAGCGCACGGCGGGCACATCATGAAGGTGGGCGGCACGTACTATTGGTTCGGCGAAAACAAAGGGCATAATTCGGCCGTCTTAAACGGCGTGTCGGTCTATGCTTCCCAAGACTTGAAGACATGGGAATACCGCAACGACGTCATTACGACGAAATCCCATCCGGAGCTCGCCCATGCGAAAATCGAACGTCCGAAGGTGCTTTACAACGAGAAGATCGGCAAGTACGTGCTCTGGGGGCATTGGGAGGAAGCCGGCAACTACAACCAGGCGAACGTCGTAGTCGCCGTATCGGATACGGTCGACGGCGATTATCAGTATCTGTACCGTTTCCGTCCGAACGGCATGGCTTCCCGCGATTTCACCGTGTTCCAAGATGACGACGGCACGGCGTATTTGTTCGGCTCGACGAACAACAACTACGACATGAACGTGTACCGGCTCACCGACGATTACTTGTACGTCGACGAATACTTGTACACGGCATTCGTCGGCCAGCATCGGGAGGCGCCGGCCATCGCGAAGAAAGACGGATTGTATTATCTCGTCACGTCCGGCGCCTCCGGCTGGTACCCGAACCAAGGGAAGTACGCGACGACGGCCGATTTGACCGACCCGTTCGGGTGGTCCGAATTGAAGCTGCTCGGCAACCCGTCCACGTACTACACGCAGCCTGCTTTCATCTTCAAAGTGCAGGGCAGCGAGGCGGACGCTTACATTTATGTCGGGGATCGATGGAATCCGACGGCGCTGCGAACCTCGCAGTATATTTGGCTGCCGCTGCACTTGGGCGGCGGAACGGCAAGCATGGAATACGCGGCCGAGTGGGACCTCGACGTCGCTGCCGGAACGTACGAAACCGCCGTGGATGTGCTCGTGTCGCAAGGCAAACCGGTCGCGGCCAGCACGCAGGCGGGCGCTTCCCTCGCCAACGACGGGGACGAATACAACTACTACGATTGGAACACGACGTCGTTCCCGGTCACCTGGCGGGTCGATCTGGAGCGCGAAACCGAACTGAGCCGGATCGATATCAGCTGGCGGGAGTGGAACGGGTCGGAGGTATATTACACGTACAAACTCGAGGCGAGCAACGACGACGTCCATTACGACCTCTTGATCGACCAAAGCGGCAACCGGACGACGTCGTTCAACAGCCACAAGCTGTCCGGCACGTACCGCTACGTGAAGCTGACCGTGCTCGGCGAATACGGTCATACGAACAATGCGGATCGGCCGGTCACCTGGTACCGCGGCCTGCACGAGGTGAAGGTGTTCGCTTATCCCGAGGACGATGCCGCGCCGGTGACGACCGCCTCGCTATCGTCGGACCGGCCGGAGAGCGGCGGTTGGCACGCCTCTAGCGCGACCTTGGCGCTGTCGGCGGCGGACGAGGGACGGGGCGTCAAGCGAACCGAATACCGCGTGAACGGCGGGGATTGGATTCCTTACGAGGCGCCGGTCGCGTTCTCGGAAGAAGGCGTCGCGACCGTCGAGTACCGCAGCGAGGATCATGCGGGCAACGTGGAGGAAGCGAAGTCGGTGACGATCCGGATCGACAAGAGCGCTCCGGTCGCGGCGCTCGCCGTCGACCGCCCGCAGATCGGACCGCCGAATCATCAGATGGTTCCCATCCGCGTCGACGTGGACGCGCACGACGCGATTTCCGGCGTCGCCCGCGTCGAGCTGGTGTCCATTACGAGCAGCGAACCGGATGACGGACTCGGCGACGGCCGCACCGAAGCCGATATTCAAGACGCCGAATTCGGCGCGTACGATACCGAGTTCAGCCTGCGGGCCGAACGTTCCGGCACCGGGGCGGGAAGAGTGTACACGATCACGTACGCCGTCACCGATGCGGCGGGTCATACGACGACAGCGACGATCGAGGTCAACGTAAGCAAGCCGTAA
- a CDS encoding glycoside hydrolase, with product MGAIRMKKLTAMLLSCFCFVSTNNGYAAEGAEAGAVQVTIDASAKHQTIDNFGASDAWSMDPLGKYWTEENKARVADLLFSREKGIGLSAWRFNIGAGSAETDQAIISNPWRRAEAFKQTEDGTYDWSKQAGQQWFLRAAKERGVDTLIAFANSPPVWMTKNGHAQPDPSVGSTNLKAGYEDEFAAYLADVLEHFRQEGLEFQYISPINEPTWDWNYAGQEGNRYNNDDMKRVLLELHRELKARGLASQISAPDGVEITALLDDEFYKAFTNNERYMGGANQLGLGKYREYIKDLLGDPELREAVGNKIASHSYWSDYSRPGDDRLGKLRELLVDNLRKYSADAKYWMTEYCILGSYGPGRDLGIDPALHVARTIHFDLTKANASAWQWWTAVSKEDYKDGLIYTDFNNPGDEQNILTSKILWALGNYSKFIRPGAERIALTGLDEESRGGLLGSAYLHEGEKTATAVFVNDSGEDRRVRLNLTGLDPKETVFVMKSYVTSAGQDLARGADVPAHADGTFETVIPARSVVTLYGDIVKDRQKPEAPDILEVKPLNKGLYVAFSSPAGASAYEIRYGAQNDIAERTIALEAGESAVIRGLENGETYFVTVRGGNRNGFGPPSKRAYGTPQLLAPSGVAASGSDGAFTVSYDVEAGIPAYRVRYGTQPGVYAQEVVSDAPDGSVEVAGLANGTTYYGVVEAVDGPNVGPASAEFAVTPDAAAPGKVVAVPGDGKAQLEWSAVEGATGYIVQAIVDSQTAAAVPTDRPSAEVTGLPNGTPAAVRVFTVGQGGQGTGFAETVVTPSTEYVRVEDPFDDGDLSRYRQELSAWVMEDGWLKHVSGGDHQGEIGFQGVKLIDGTITAVAKHATPGADWGIAFRGTSYSKGYMFGFENGILFLRRDGQSLAPAVPFTAKLGELYKLEVRLEGKRIRASIDGQPVFDVADTMYTSGRVGLHSWADAQFAYVKAANAERDFEAKPEIYQVKEGDRQVSLQYSEVDGADAYVIRYKPVTAEDDAYAETTANPGATTVAGLTNGVTYVFTVVAKRGAAEAASEPAEATPNGSGSSILYYVDAGDDTPAAAEQGETFGSLQTLEEQPYGSDPVTGMKWGYEADDGLTWARTGSADPYDSIRQYDGNTNGKGLAYRFEIPNGTYKVTVGFYDPWSARDRTMQLVINGETKQTNYVIGSNREEKSFGGIAATGGELVVKVVKAGGSKPMLSWIKVEADVPVPSPDM from the coding sequence ATGGGAGCGATTCGAATGAAAAAGCTGACGGCCATGCTGCTTTCTTGTTTTTGTTTCGTCAGCACAAATAACGGTTATGCGGCCGAAGGCGCCGAAGCGGGGGCCGTACAGGTGACGATCGACGCGTCGGCGAAGCACCAAACGATCGACAACTTCGGGGCGTCCGACGCGTGGTCGATGGATCCGCTCGGAAAATATTGGACGGAGGAAAATAAAGCGCGCGTCGCCGATCTGCTGTTCTCCAGGGAGAAAGGAATCGGTCTGTCCGCTTGGCGGTTCAACATCGGGGCGGGCTCCGCGGAAACGGATCAAGCGATCATCTCGAATCCATGGCGCCGGGCCGAGGCGTTCAAGCAGACGGAAGACGGAACTTACGATTGGAGCAAGCAGGCGGGACAGCAGTGGTTCCTTCGAGCCGCCAAGGAGCGGGGCGTCGATACGCTGATCGCGTTCGCGAACAGCCCTCCCGTTTGGATGACGAAGAACGGCCACGCGCAGCCGGACCCGAGCGTAGGCTCGACCAATTTGAAAGCAGGCTACGAAGACGAATTCGCGGCGTATTTGGCCGACGTGCTGGAGCATTTCCGGCAGGAAGGCCTAGAGTTCCAATATATCAGCCCGATCAACGAGCCGACGTGGGATTGGAACTACGCCGGTCAGGAAGGAAACCGGTATAACAACGACGACATGAAACGGGTTCTTCTCGAGCTGCACCGGGAGCTGAAGGCACGAGGCCTCGCGTCGCAAATCAGCGCCCCGGACGGCGTCGAAATTACGGCGCTCCTTGATGACGAGTTCTATAAAGCTTTCACGAACAACGAGCGCTACATGGGCGGGGCGAACCAGCTCGGTCTCGGGAAATATCGGGAGTATATCAAAGATTTGCTCGGCGACCCGGAATTGAGGGAAGCGGTCGGCAATAAGATCGCGTCGCACTCGTATTGGTCCGACTACAGCAGACCCGGCGACGACCGGCTGGGCAAGCTGCGGGAGCTGCTCGTCGACAATTTGCGGAAGTACTCCGCGGACGCCAAGTATTGGATGACGGAATACTGCATTCTTGGTTCCTACGGCCCCGGCCGCGATCTCGGCATCGATCCCGCGCTGCACGTGGCGCGCACGATTCATTTCGATTTGACGAAGGCGAACGCGTCGGCATGGCAGTGGTGGACGGCGGTTTCCAAAGAGGATTACAAGGACGGTTTGATCTATACCGATTTCAACAACCCCGGCGACGAGCAGAACATTTTAACATCTAAAATCTTGTGGGCTCTCGGCAACTACAGCAAGTTCATCCGCCCCGGCGCGGAACGGATCGCCCTGACCGGACTCGACGAAGAGTCGCGCGGCGGATTGCTCGGTTCCGCTTATCTGCACGAGGGCGAGAAGACGGCGACGGCCGTGTTCGTCAACGACAGCGGGGAGGATCGACGCGTTCGGTTGAACTTGACCGGACTGGATCCGAAAGAAACCGTATTCGTTATGAAATCGTATGTCACCTCGGCCGGCCAAGATTTGGCGCGCGGCGCGGATGTGCCGGCTCACGCCGACGGGACGTTCGAAACCGTCATTCCCGCGCGCTCCGTCGTAACGCTCTACGGGGACATCGTCAAGGATCGGCAGAAGCCGGAAGCGCCGGATATTCTGGAAGTGAAGCCGCTCAACAAGGGGCTGTACGTTGCATTCAGCTCGCCGGCGGGCGCCTCCGCATACGAAATCAGATACGGCGCGCAGAACGACATCGCCGAACGAACGATCGCGCTCGAAGCCGGCGAATCCGCGGTGATCCGGGGCTTAGAAAACGGCGAGACGTATTTCGTGACCGTACGCGGGGGCAACCGGAACGGATTCGGCCCTCCTTCGAAGCGCGCCTACGGCACGCCGCAGCTGCTCGCGCCGAGCGGCGTCGCGGCATCCGGCTCCGACGGCGCCTTCACGGTATCGTACGACGTCGAAGCCGGCATTCCCGCCTACCGCGTCCGATACGGCACGCAGCCCGGCGTATACGCGCAGGAAGTCGTCAGCGACGCGCCGGACGGCTCCGTCGAGGTCGCCGGACTGGCGAACGGCACGACCTACTATGGGGTCGTCGAAGCGGTCGACGGGCCGAACGTCGGCCCGGCCTCGGCCGAGTTCGCGGTCACCCCGGACGCGGCCGCGCCCGGCAAAGTCGTCGCCGTACCCGGCGACGGGAAGGCGCAGTTGGAGTGGAGCGCGGTCGAGGGCGCGACCGGCTATATCGTTCAGGCGATCGTCGATTCGCAAACCGCCGCAGCCGTGCCGACCGATCGCCCTTCGGCGGAAGTGACGGGACTGCCCAACGGCACCCCCGCCGCGGTACGCGTATTCACCGTCGGCCAAGGAGGGCAAGGCACCGGATTCGCGGAAACGGTCGTCACGCCATCAACGGAATACGTCCGCGTCGAAGATCCTTTCGATGACGGAGACCTGTCGCGCTACCGGCAGGAACTCAGCGCTTGGGTCATGGAAGACGGATGGCTGAAGCATGTGTCCGGAGGAGACCATCAAGGCGAAATCGGCTTCCAAGGGGTGAAACTGATCGACGGCACGATCACCGCCGTCGCGAAGCACGCCACGCCGGGCGCGGATTGGGGGATCGCCTTCCGGGGAACAAGCTACTCGAAGGGGTACATGTTCGGGTTCGAGAACGGCATCCTGTTTTTGCGCAGAGACGGCCAAAGCCTCGCGCCTGCCGTTCCGTTCACGGCGAAGCTCGGCGAGCTATACAAGCTGGAAGTTCGGCTGGAGGGGAAACGGATTCGGGCGTCGATCGACGGTCAGCCGGTATTCGATGTCGCGGATACGATGTACACGAGCGGGCGCGTCGGTCTGCACAGCTGGGCGGACGCGCAGTTCGCTTATGTGAAGGCGGCGAACGCGGAGCGGGACTTTGAGGCGAAGCCTGAAATTTATCAAGTGAAGGAAGGCGATCGGCAGGTGTCGCTGCAGTACAGCGAGGTCGACGGCGCGGACGCGTATGTCATCCGGTATAAGCCCGTAACGGCCGAAGACGACGCGTACGCCGAAACGACCGCTAATCCGGGAGCGACGACCGTCGCCGGTTTGACGAACGGCGTAACGTACGTCTTCACGGTCGTCGCGAAGCGGGGAGCGGCGGAAGCGGCGTCGGAGCCGGCGGAAGCGACGCCGAACGGATCCGGCAGCTCGATTCTCTACTACGTGGATGCCGGCGACGATACGCCTGCGGCCGCGGAGCAAGGCGAAACGTTCGGATCGCTCCAAACGCTGGAAGAGCAGCCGTACGGCAGCGATCCCGTGACCGGGATGAAGTGGGGGTACGAGGCCGACGACGGACTGACGTGGGCGCGAACCGGATCGGCCGATCCGTACGATTCCATCCGTCAATACGACGGGAATACGAACGGCAAAGGGCTTGCATACCGGTTCGAAATCCCTAACGGCACGTATAAGGTCACGGTCGGGTTTTACGACCCGTGGAGCGCGCGGGATCGTACGATGCAGCTGGTCATCAACGGAGAGACGAAGCAGACCAACTACGTCATCGGTTCGAACAGAGAGGAAAAATCGTTCGGCGGCATTGCGGCGACCGGCGGTGAGCTCGTCGTGAAGGTCGTTAAGGCGGGCGGCTCCAAACCGATGCTCAGCTGGATCAAGGTCGAGGCGGACGTTCCGGTACCGTCGCCGGATATGTAA